The window AACAGCACGAAGTTCACTTAGAATCATTAAGGTCGATCTAGACTAAGACCATCTAGCTATTGGTCATAATTTTTTTCCGGAAAAGTCAGTAGAAATCATAACAATTAGATCGAAGGCAAGGCAGTAAAATACAACCAATAGGTAGGAAAAATAGTAATACATCAACAATATTGATACTACAGTTGAcgaaactatataattttaaaaaatacagtGAGATTTCTTTCAGTTGTTTAAATGTGAAAAAGGTATGGTAACTTTTTTGGGGGCAAAATCTGTcctataatattaaatatggTCATACCTTAATTTGCACGCTTAATATTCGTTTTCTTTAGCATTTAGCAACCCCGTATTATTCAGTTTAATTATCAGACAAATATGAATTTCGTGTCGTATTGATATCGTAATAAAGACGTCTGAATGGATAGATCTTAGATGCCATTTGTGGACCATTGTCCATTGGCAAGTACGATAGTCGCGTGAGTGCGAAAAGCTATAGGATTCGATAACTGACCAAGCATTTAAATCCCAAAACGCGATCGTTCGATTGTTCCAACAAAAGCTATAGGAGTCCATGACCATTGACAATTGACAATTCCCATATGTTTTGTTccaacaaaatttaataatataggGAGAAAAGGTAAACGAGGGATATTTTATACGAAACCCTACAAATGTCAAAACTCGGCTAGCTGTCAACAATCGTTTTCATTTAATTAGGGTTTGACATTAGAGGTCGGAtgataagttttttatttacatcaattttattttggaatccCACGGTTTATTTAAACTATGTTCTCGTAGACcagaatttaaaaatatagatgaattttctaatttaaaaaatgagaatttatATGTATGGAATCACTATTTGTTTAAGAACAATTTTATTACGTACTTAACTCtagtttcatatatttttatataaacctCCAAAGGCCAAACGTTTGGGTTTATATAGGAAATGCCCGACAAACCTATTGTCATTGCATGgaatacagaaaacaaaaattgcaaacaaaatatatgattcaTTTTTTGGGGTTGATATAATTTACTGTAAtatagttttcatatataattttacgtATTGTTGGACGCAGAACCAATATTTGTTTATCGGATTAATCATAGCTATccaaaaatgatattttctaaACAGTAATGAAAGTCAATCGACATGAAAAGGTCATTTTTCCTTATCGTAATGAAAGTCAATCAACttgtatgaaattttatttCGATTGtcctctttaattttaaaataaatacacaaaagaaaatgtGTTGCAACTTTGTGCTCTTCTTTGTCGGCGTTTTGATCCGTACCTGTGGAAAATTTTCACAATgcttaaaaacaaatatttatataatatattatcaatttatatgTGATGTGTTAACTAATAACTTAAAATCTATACAAATATATTcaacaaatttattaattaaaataaataacactaAAGCATTCTTAAATGTAACACTTATATATACGTTGTAAATGTAATGTAAatatggaaaagaaagaaaaaaatggtgtaAACCAAATATCGtgttttttaagaaatatatgaaaataatatctttattttttatggtataattgttcctttttgtttcaaaaaaagatgggaaaaattgaaagaaaacgaataaattgatagaaaaaaaaagtatttcaaGAAAACCAACTCTAACAAATGAATCTAAGCTAAGTCATCCACACAATCGCAAGTACATAATTTAcgttaaaataaatgttaaaataaactATACGTAGATCGAGTATcacattttttctgtttttttttttttttgataactgttaattacattttttctgTTTCCTTGTTAAGATATTCGggtatatacagtatatagtacaataaaacctctataaattaatactctattaattaataaacactataaattaataaattttggtagTCTCAAGTGGGgacaatgtaaaaaataacaaaattcgataagataataaaataatttttttttgaaatccccatataaaatatggtcccaataatatcataaattaataatcatgtaaatttacatatatttttttctgctgCGTAAATTTacacgtgtatatatatatatatatatgtttatatagtaaagtatgtttctcttaaacctcatattataaaataattattatgttgtatcttcaaactataatgatataaaatattctataacatttcataaaacagctaagacttttaaaagttttcaatttctaaatatgcatcatttgcATTTTGATAGTTCGAttaactattaaaatacgataatttatatttttattcataaatttgaatatttacgtcatttgtataagtgaatttgtctataatatttttaattcattgtcaataatattttttaattatttcaaattcaattacAATACCacaaaaatttacaacatccaaaattctaatcttattttgcaaaaattgtctcaattcataattttttaaaaattaaacaattaaaaatatacctataaattaataattattaatttatactataaaataataattattaatttataaataaattaatatcattataaattaataaaatgtcttggttccaacattattaatttatagaggttttactgtaccaTTTTCTAACTCAAACTAAAACACAGtgttgaaatttatatatatcacatcTTGACCATATCCAAAACTAGACCAACTCTTTTTCGCCTTCCATTTTTTCGACCGTTTGGCTTTTGACCAGTCACATTGATTAGAGTATATGAAATGTTATTCTGGAAGCTGGCAAAGAAGAAGTTACAGGTGAGTTTTTCATGTTCGTCTTCCAACAGTCGATCCGTGTtcacagaaaaaaaatcaacaacaacaataattttCTACGAACAATTCATAAGATATACAAGTATCCGACAAATCTTGAAGTTGGTctcgtacatatatatatatctatataaaatatcttatataaattCTAGTATCTTATATCTTATGGACTataattgatatttatttagtgAATTCACAACTATCCTAGCTTAATTTGTTTAATCGAAGTGGATTAAAAACAAAGGGTCCATCGATCTAGTCCAAAAAGACGTTCCTTATCGTTTCATGCCTTTCATGGAAGGAAAGGAGTCAGAAAAGTCAAAACATCTGGAAGAAAACTTTTTCTTTCACATGTCGAAACCGAaacaaaactaatcaaaacaTCTAagtaacaaaaatcaaaactccgCTTGGACAATAGTGTAATCGTCACGTAATGTTTTATGCAACGTGTGAAGATGATCAGCCGCCAACACAGCCACACACGCGTtatcttaattttctttatattcaaCCAACTTGTAAGAAAACCATACCGAATCTTCGTACGGACGCATCTCATGTTCAATTATTTTCACATTGCTCAAAGCCatgtaataaattaattactcAAGACATTAAAAcaatagataaaacaaaacaaaaaactacatCTCCTTATTTTATGCACACATACAGTTTTGAGACCGTccattttagttttctttctatttttcgaCGACCGTCCATTGAGCTTTTCATTCAacacttttctttaatttccaAAGTTGCATATAaattacatttgttttcttaattaatctTTCTTGATATATGGATCTCTCATGTGAAAACTGGCGCTCTCGGTATCTGACGGTCACGTCTTCAGCCTTAAACGCCACGTGTCATTCCCCACGTCGTCTGTTCaacaactttattttttcttttttctctctatatatacatccCAACGTCCTCCTTCTCCACTCTTTATATCTTTCTTACCAAACACATACTAAaagttttctctcaaaatcctagaaataatatactttttttctaatcttttttttttcccacacGACAAGGAAATTAAAACCTCATAATTTCTTGACAGAGAAATATAAAAACCTTCCAACTGCtcgatttattatttttttttgtaatcttgaaAAATATGGTTATAGCTACAGAAACCACCAGTGGTGGTAGTCATCACCGGAGACTCACTTTCGCCGCCTTCTTAAACTCCGATCCCGcagccgaagaagaagaacaacggAGCCATGGTGTTGATGTTGATGCCATCAACCCCAGTACtagcaacaacagcaacaacaacatgaaCATGAACAAGGAGGTTCATTATTACCAACAACGTCAAAGCAATGCTTCGACTACTAGCGGCGAGTCGTCTCCTAATCAGGTTCTATCTCCATGGAATCAGACTTACTCTCCTTACTACACCGACACGACTACTACTCCGTCCATGTCTCCCTCGCCGTGGAACCAAACTTACTCTCCGTACTACAAGTCTCCTTGGATCTACCAGAGACGTAACATGGATGATGATGGTACTGACAACGGTTTGGTCGGCACGATCGTTAGACAAGACGGTCATGTCTACTCGTTAGCTGCTTCTGGAGATCTTTTATTCACTGGATCCGATTCCAAGAACATTCGTGTTTGGAAAGATCTCAAGGACTTCACCGGGTTTAAATCAACAAGTGGATTGGTTAAAGCCATTGTAATAACCGGAGATAACCGGATTTTCACCGGTCATCAAGACGGTAAAATCCGGGTTTGGAGAGGTTCTAAAAGCAGAACCGGAAGCTATTCACGAGTCGGAAGCTTGCCGACGTTGAAAGAGTTTTTGACAAAGTCAGTGAACCCGAAGAACTACGTCGAGGTTCGTCGGCGGAAAAATGTTCTCAAGATCCGTCACTACGACGCCGTTTCGTGTCTTAGCCTGAACGAAGAGCTCGGTTTACTCTACTCCGGTTCGTGGGACAAGACTCTCAAAGTCTGGAGACTATCCGATTCGAAATGTCTTGAATCGATTCAAGCTCACGACGACGCGATCAACACGGTGGCTGCTGGATTCGACGATTTGCTATTCACCGGATCCGCCGACGGAACTTTGAAAGTGTGGAAACGTGAGCTTCAAGGCAAAGGGACGAAGCATTTCTTGGTTAATGTGTTGATAAAGCAAGAGAACGCTGTAACGGCGTTAGCGGTTAACTTAACGGCGGCTGTTGTTTACTGCGGTTCTTCTGACGGCAGCGTTAATTTCTGGGAAGGGCAGAAATATCTTTCTCACGGCGGGACTCTATGCGGCCATCGTATGGCGGTGCTCTGCCTCGCCGCCGCCGGGAGTCTTGTTTTAAGCGGGGGAGCGGATAAGAACATTTGTGTGTGGAGGAGAAACGNNNNNNNNNNNNNNNNNNNNNNNNNNNNNNNNNNNNNNNNNNNNNNNNNNNNNNNNNNNNNNNNNNNNNNNNNNNNNNNNNNNNNNNNNNNNNNNNNNNNNNNNNNNNNNNNNNNNNNNNNNNNNNNNNNNNNNNNNNNNNNNNNNNNNNNNNNNNNNNNNNNNNNNNNNNNNNNNNNNNNNNNNNNNNNNNNNNNNNNNNNNNNNNNNNNNNNNNNNNNNNNNNNNNNNNNNNNNNNNNNNNNNNNNNNNNNNNNNNNNNNNNNNNNNNNNNNNNNNNNNNNNNNNNNNNNNNNNNNNNNNNNNNNNNNNNNNNNNNNNNNNNNNNNNNNNNNNNNNNNNNNNNNNNNNNNNNNNNNNNNNNNNNNNNNNNNNNNNNNNNNNNNNNNNNNNNNNNNNNNNNNNNNNNNNNNNNNNNNNNNNNNNNNNNNNNNNNNNNNNNNNNNNNNNNNNNNNNNNNNNNNNNNNNNNNNNNNNNNNNNNNNNNNNNNNNNNNNNNNNNNNNNNNNNNNNNNNNNNNNNNNNNNNNNNNNNNNNNNNNNNNNNNNNNNNNNNNNNNNNNNNNNNNNNNNNNNNNNNNNNNNNNNNNNNNNNNNNNNNNNNNNNNNNNNNNNNNNNNNNNNNNNNNNNNNNNNNNNNNNNNNNNNNNNNNNNNNNNNNNNNNNNNNNNNNNNNNNNNNNNNNNNNNNNNNNNNNNNNNNNNNNNNNNNNNNNNNNNNNNNNNNNNNNNNNNNNNNNNNNNNNNNNNNNNNNNNNNNNNNNNNNNNNNNNNNNNNNNNNNNNNNNNNNNNNNNNNNNNNNNNNNNNNNNNNNNNNNNNNNNNNNNNNNNNNNNNNNNNNNNNNNNNNNNNNNNNNNNNNNNNNNNNNNNNNNNNNNNNNNNNNNNNNNNNNNNNNNNNNNNNNNNNNNNNNNNNNNNNAAGCAAGAGAACGCTGTAACGGCGTTAGCGGTTAACTTAACGGCGGCTGTTGTTTACTGCGGTTCTTCTGACGGCAGCGTTAATTTCTGGGAAGGGCAGAAATATCTTTCTCACGGCGGGACTCTATGCGGCCATCGTATGGCGGTGCTCTGCCTCGCCGCCGCCGGGAGTCTTGTTTTAAGCGGGGGAGCGGATAAGAACATTTGTGTGTGGAGGAGAAACGGCGATGGGACACACTCGTGTCTCTCGGTGTTGATGGACCACGTGGGACCTGTTAAGTGTTTGACGGCGGTGGAAGAGGCCGAGGACGGCGACGGAGGTCAGAAAGGAGATCAAAGATGGATAGTGTATAGCGGGAGCTTGGACAAATCGGTGAAAGTGTGGCGCGTGACGGAGACGGCGTCGACTGTTATCGGCTGAGATGTGTTTTGAGGGAAGAGAGAGCACGCGCCGCCTTAAGCGCGTGTAAATGCGGACTATGGTAAAGGGGAATGTTCCGGGGCACATGTGATTCGTGCCGTTGTGGTCAAGGCAGAGTTTTTATGGCCGGCNNNNNNNNNNNNNNNNNNNNNNNNNNNNNNNNNNNNNNNNNNNNNNNNNNNNNNNNNNNNAAAAACATAGAATTACAATTAGGGAAACCATAGTAAACAGATCTCAGCTTTGACTACTCGGAAATTGGCCTCAATCTGACAGAATCAAATCATCCTCAAAAGTCAAATCACTCCACNaaaaaaaaaaaaaaaaaaaaaaaaaaaaacattcccaAACTACACACAATTTAGCTGTCAGAGAACACATATATGCCATTCACGATCTTGCAACCCCAATttcctacccaaaaaaaaaccaaacaatgaCCATACAAGAGAATCTGTCTTGCAGACTTCCGAATTCGGAATCCTCATTTGAccaataacaacacaaaacatacAAGCTTCAAAAATCAGCACCCAATacagggaagaaaaaaaaaaaaaaaagaaagaaacaaccttAACTCGAAATCAAAACTGCAAGAAATCAAACAAGTGTGTCACAACCCTTGAAAACATCTCAATTTcgcacaaaaataaaaaaaatttgaaagccCAGAAATTGGAAGAGAGGAGTACAGAGAGTAGTAAGTAGTTTACCAGACGCTTTTCTTGGATAGTAGATGAGAAAATCAATTTATGGAAGAAAGGGCGTGGCATGTTCAGACACAACAACAGTGACCAAGtaagaaataaaacagaaaagaagaagaagaagaagagacgactcccagagagagagagagagagagtcagatCATGAAACGACGACGGAGAATAAAAGGACAGAGACTGAGAGAAAGAAGCCTTTTTCTTTCAGATCTGAAGAGAGTAGTTTGTGTTGTGTAAAAAGCTTTTTTGATTATATTNNNNNNNNNNNNNNNNNNNNNNNNNNNNNNNNNNNNNNNNNNNNNNNNNNNNNNNNNNNNNNNNNNNNNNNNNNNNNNNNNNNNNNNNNNNNNNNNNNNNNNNNNNNNNNNNNNNNNNNNNNNNNNNNNNNNNNNNNNNNNNNNNNNNNNNNNNNNNNNNNNNNNNNNNNNNNNNNNNNNNNNNNNNNNNNNNNNNNNNNNNNNNNNNNNNNNNNNNNNNNNNNNNNNNNNNNNNNNNNNNNNNNNNNNNNNNNNNNNNNNNNNNNNNNNNNNNNNNNNNNNNNNNNNNNNNNNNNNNNNNNNNNNNNNNNNNNNNNNNNNNNNNNNNNNNNNNNNNNNNNNNNNNNNNNNNNNNNNNNNNNNNNNNNNNNNNNNNNNNNNNNNNNNNNNNNNNNNNNNNNNNNNNNNNNNNNNNNNNNNNNNNNNNNNNNNNNNNNNNNNNNNNNNNNNNNNNNNNNNNNNNNNNNNNNNNNNNNNNNNNNNNNNNNNNNNNNNNNNNNNNNNNNNNNNNNNNNNNNNNNNNNNNNNNNNNNNNNNNNNNNNNNNNNNNNNNNNNNNNNNNNNNNNNNNNNNNNNNNNNNNNNNNNNNNNNNNNNNNNNNNNNNNNNNNNNNNNNNNNNNNNNNNNNNNNNNNNNNNNNNNNNNNNNNNNNNNNNNNNNNNNNNNNNNNNNNNNNNNNNNNNNNNNNNNNNNNNNNNNNNNNNNNNNNNNNNNNNNNNNNNNNNNNNNNNNNNNNNNNNNNNNNNNNNNNNNNNNNNNNNNNNNNNNNNNNNNNNNNNNNNNNNNNNNNNNNNNNNNNNN is drawn from Camelina sativa cultivar DH55 chromosome 1, Cs, whole genome shotgun sequence and contains these coding sequences:
- the LOC104783932 gene encoding myosin heavy chain kinase C-like isoform X1; the encoded protein is MVIATETTSGGSHHRRLTFAAFLNSDPAAEEEEQRSHGVDVDAINPSTSNNSNNNMNMNKEVHYYQQRQSNASTTSGESSPNQVLSPWNQTYSPYYTDTTTTPSMSPSPWNQTYSPYYKSPWIYQRRNMDDDGTDNGLVGTIVRQDGHVYSLAASGDLLFTGSDSKNIRVWKDLKDFTGFKSTSGLVKAIVITGDNRIFTGHQDGKIRVWRGSKSRTGSYSRVGSLPTLKEFLTKSVNPKNYVEVRRRKNVLKIRHYDAVSCLSLNEELGLLYSGSWDKTLKVWRLSDSKCLESIQAHDDAINTVAAGFDDLLFTGSADGTLKVWKRELQGKGTKHFLVNVLIKQENAVTALAVNLTAAVVYCGSSDGSVNFWEGQKYLSHGGTLCGHRMAVLCLAAAGSLVLSGGADKNICVWRRNGDGTHSCLSVLMDHVGPVKCLTAVEEAEDGDGGQKGDQRWIVYSGSLDKSVKVWRVTETASTVIG
- the LOC104783932 gene encoding myosin heavy chain kinase C-like isoform X2, yielding MVIATETTSGGSHHRRLTFAAFLNSDPAAEEEEQRSHGVDVDAINPSTSNNSNNNMNMNKEVHYYQQRQSNASTTSGESSPNQVLSPWNQTYSPYYTDTTTTPSMSPSPWNQTYSPYYKSPWIYQRRNMDDDGTDNGLVGTIVRQDGHVYSLAASGDLLFTGSDSKNIRVWKDLKDFTGFKSTSGLVKAIVITGDNRIFTGHQDGKIRVWRGSKSRTGSYSRVGSLPTLKEFLTKSVNPKNYVEVRRRKNVLKIRHYDAVSCLSLNEELGLLYSGSWDKTLKVWRLSDSKCLESIQAHDDAINTVAAGFDDLLFTGSADGTLKVWKRELQGKGTKHFLVNVLIKQENAVTALAVNLTAAVVYCGSSDGSVNFWEGQKYLSHGGTLCGHRMAVLCLAAAGSLVLSGGADKNICVWRRNGDGTHSCLSVLMDHVGPVKCLTAVEEAEDGDGGQKGDQRWIVYSGSLDKSVKVWRVTETASTVIG
- the LOC104783932 gene encoding myosin heavy chain kinase C-like isoform X3, producing the protein MVIATETTSGGSHHRRLTFAAFLNSDPAAEEEEQRSHGVDVDAINPSTSNNSNNNMNMNKEVHYYQQRQSNASTTSGESSPNQVLSPWNQTYSPYYTDTTTTPSMSPSPWNQTYSPYYKSPWIYQRRNMDDDGTDNGLVGTIVRQDGHVYSLAASGDLLFTGSDSKNIRVWKDLKDFTGFKSTSGLVKAIVITGDNRIFTGHQDGKIRVWRGSKSRTGSYSRVGSLPTLKEFLTKSVNPKNYVEVRRRKNVLKIRHYDAVSCLSLNEELGLLYSGSWDKTLKVWRLSDSKCLESIQAHDDAINTVAAGFDDLLFTGSADGTLKVWKRELQGKGTKHFLVNVLIKQENAVTALANAVTALAVNLTAAVVYCGSSDGSVNFWEGQKYLSHGGTLCGHRMAVLCLAAAGSLVLSGGADKNICVWRRNGDGTHSCLSVLMDHVGPVKCLTAVEEAEDGDGGQKGDQRWIVYSGSLDKSVKVWRVTETASTVIG